Part of the Sphingopyxis sp. 113P3 genome, GACCGGCGATAATAACAATGCGGATGATATCGCAGCGCCGGCAAATCCCCGCCACGCCGAAGCGCGCGGTCCGCGAGGTAGGTTCGCACCAGCGTCCCGGCGATGGGATTGGATGCCGCCCAAAGCCGCGCGGCCGCCTCCCTGCTTCCCGGGCTCGCCCGCCGCGGACGCGGGTTGCGCTTCACCGGATCAGGCGGAGGCAGGCTCAGGAAGCGCCGCGCCTCGGCAAGCGTGTCGCCGAGGCTCATATGCGCGCAGCTCGCGGCGATGATGTCGAGCAGATCGCCATGATCGCCGGTCGCCGCATCGGTCCATTTTCCGGCGCGCGGCTTGCTCTCGCTGCCGCTGAGGCGGACGTAGAGACTTCGCCCCGGTGCATTATGCACATCGCCGACCAGCCAATAATGGCCTTCGCGGCGACCGTTCGAGAGATAGTGGCGGCACACCGCCTCGGCATTCTCACCGAGACGGCGCGCAAGTTCACGGGCTGGGCTTTCCATGCGGGGCTCCTTCAGGCGGCCTTGCGATCCGAGACCCGCTCAATCGGAAACCGATCGACGAGCCGCGCGAACACATCGGCGCCAGCAGCCCCTGCCGGCACGTAGAGCTTCAATTTCTGTGCGCCGATGACCAAAATCAAGCCCATCGCCCCGATCAGGCGACGGCGATACCATCGAAATGGCGCAATTCGGTGGGCGCGCGTCGATAGGGCGCACGATTTGCCCGTCGGCGGCAGGGGCCGCAGGTTAGGCATCAGGACGCCATCAGCGGACGATAACCTCCATCCTCGTCCATCTCCTCGGCCCACAGCGCCATCTGGAAATCATCGTAGGAGACGCCGCATTGCTCAAGCATCCAGGCCGCAAGGTCCGGATGATCGGCAACCGCTTCGGCGAAACTGTCGCAGCGACCGCGACCCCGGTCGAACCACCAGCGATCATCGTCCTCCCGGACGGCAGGATCGCGTTCGATCACCAGCCGCGACGCATCGAGCTCGAGCATCGCGGCGAGCAGCTTCTCGCAATGAACGACATCGAGCGTCTCACGCGGTCCGTGCTGGCGTTCATAGCCGACCGACAGGTTGGTGCATTCGGGGATGATGCCCGCATATTCATTGGTGTCGGTATAGACCCCCGTGTCGTCGGGCGCGTAACGGAAGCCCGCGTTCTGCTGGTTGAGTGCCGACGCGAGGCTCGTCGCAAAGGCGTCGGAGCAGGTCCGGCCATAGCTTTGATGGGTGATGACATCGCCGAGCCCGGCGCGGTCGAAGGCGATCGCCGCATCGATATTCGCGAGCAGTTCGGGCGTATGGCGCTCGATCCAGCGCGACCCGAGACAGCCCTGCTCCTCGCCGCGATGGAAGAGGTAGAGGCCAGGACACGCGGCCGCGATCATGCCGAGCATGATCCACAGCCCCGCGCCGTCGTCGGCGCCGAGCGACATGCCAGCCTTGCCGTCGCAGAGATGCGCGACGCCATGCGCGTCGATGCCCACCGCCTGCGCTCCGCCCACCGCTGCGACCGTGTCGACATGGCAGCTCCACAGGGTGCGGGGACGACCCCCAATGGTGATCATCCGGTTGCCGAAGGCATCGGAACGCATGCCGGGAATCCGGTCGAGATATTCGCGGCAGAAGGCGCGTTCGGTGGCGCTGTCATGGGGCCGCGCCCAGGACAGGATTTCGAGCAGGCCGGCCCGGCCCGTCAGTTCATAGTTCATGGGATCAGGCTCCTGTATGCGAGGGGGTAGCGGCAGGGGCTGAGGCGCCTGCAGCGGCAGGGACGAGGCTATCGGCTAGCCCCGGTGCTTCGAGAGAATTGCGGTGCGCGCGCCCACAATTGCAGGGTTCGAAAGGCTGGCGACGCAAGGTTTCGAGGCGAAGGCGCTCCGCTTCCTCCCGCTCGCGCCTCAGCCGCTCGTCGCGGGCACGCTCCCCGGCCGCCTGCCATTTGGCGACCTCGATCGCGATCGCGGCCATTTCATATCGAAACCAGTCATGGGCGAGGACATGGGCGTTGGCGAGCGACGGGTCGTCATCGTCGAAGGGCTCGGGAAGATGATCGGCGCAGAGCCATTCGCCATGATATTCGGTGAGATCGTCGGCGTGGAACCATTGGCCGGAGGCGTCGCACCGGCGGCAGCAGCTTTCGATCCACCATTCGCCGCGATCGTCGAGATAGACCGCGCCAAATGCTTCCACATCGTCTTCGAGAACATC contains:
- a CDS encoding M28 family peptidase; this encodes MNYELTGRAGLLEILSWARPHDSATERAFCREYLDRIPGMRSDAFGNRMITIGGRPRTLWSCHVDTVAAVGGAQAVGIDAHGVAHLCDGKAGMSLGADDGAGLWIMLGMIAAACPGLYLFHRGEEQGCLGSRWIERHTPELLANIDAAIAFDRAGLGDVITHQSYGRTCSDAFATSLASALNQQNAGFRYAPDDTGVYTDTNEYAGIIPECTNLSVGYERQHGPRETLDVVHCEKLLAAMLELDASRLVIERDPAVREDDDRWWFDRGRGRCDSFAEAVADHPDLAAWMLEQCGVSYDDFQMALWAEEMDEDGGYRPLMAS